The following coding sequences lie in one Calypte anna isolate BGI_N300 chromosome 7, bCalAnn1_v1.p, whole genome shotgun sequence genomic window:
- the NMI gene encoding N-myc-interactor yields MDFTSPSPALKDNSFKMMSPDASGTSHNEMESSNQALKNLKRDLHKLNEENAELQREIEKLQEEIAQCSSKPLPHNQHQIKKKVAEMKLNFSHLEEVQGDHPELDTHCGFDVATKIPFSLKRNEALLTFEAEEVAQRLIKMDKYTVDLDSKTAEIRGKPTALGMGVKFELHVTISGRKINVSEVPELPIPEEWMRDKLELNFQKSEYGGGEVKDVCYDKQSGAAAVTFLRPGAANSFVRRAKYPFHVNGHSYRLSVSPDTCVHLKKLQVYGGISKKTILLQGIPEMEDDEESVEDMIKIHFQKPSRGGGEIENVKYVSGQGVCVWFEEDTSNSM; encoded by the exons ATGGATTTTAcaagtccctcaccagctttgaAAGATAACAGCTTT aaaaTGATGAGCCCTGATGCTTCTGGCACATCCCACAATGAGATGGAAAGCAGTAACCAAGCACTAAAGAACTTGAAG AGAGACCTCCATAAgctaaatgaagaaaatgctgagctgcagagagagaTTGAAAAGCTCCAAGAAGAGATTGCCCAGTGCAGCTCAAAGCCTTTGCCACATAACCAG CACcagattaaaaagaaagtagcagaaatgaaactgaatttcAGTCACCTGGAAGAGGTGCAGGGTGATCATCCAGAGCTGGACACTCACTGTGGTTTTGATGTAGCTACAAAAATCCCATTCAGCCTGAAGAGAAACGAGGCACTGCTCACCTTTGAAGCTGAAGAAG ttgcCCAGAGGCTGATAAAAATGGATAAATATACTGTGGATCTGGACAGCAAAACAGCAGAGATCAGAGGGAAGCCCACTGCACTTGGTATGGGAGTCAAATTTGAG ctccaTGTCACTATTTCTGGCAGGAAGATCAATGTTTCTGAAGTCCCTGAGCTACCCATTCCTGAAGAGTGGATGAGAGACAAACTAGAGCTGAATTTCCAGAAGTCTGAATATGGAGGAGGGGAAGTCAAAGATGTGTGCTATGACAAGCagtctggagcagctgctgtgacaTTCCTCAGGCCTGGAG CAGCCAACAGCTTTGTGAGACGTGCCAAATACCCCTTCCATGTAAATGGGCATTCCTATAGGCTCTCTGTGTCCCCAGACACCTGTGTACACTTGAAAAAGCTGCAG GTCTACGGTGGGATTTCTAAGAAGACCATCCTGTTGCAAGGAATTCCAGAGATGGAAGATGATGAGGAAAGTGTAGAGGACATgattaaaattcattttcaaaAGCCCAGCAGAGGCGGCGGGGAAATAGAGAATGTCAAATATGTATCAGGACAAGGAGTGTGTGTTTGGTTTGAGGAGGATACTTCAAATTCCATGTAG